The following proteins are co-located in the Choristoneura fumiferana chromosome 23, NRCan_CFum_1, whole genome shotgun sequence genome:
- the LOC141441029 gene encoding glucose 1-dehydrogenase 4-like — MDFENKVVIITGGSSGIGASIAVEFAKLSAKVVIVGRNAENLTVVAKQCEEAKNIKPLVVEADVTVDVDVERIVNETVKDFGRIDVLVNNAGAGAVVASILDGIQIFDKMIATNLRSVYLLTSLAVPHLIKTKGNIINISSIAATKVIPNYLPYAVSEAGLDMFTRSLAAELGEHGVRVNAVSTGPGKSKFHDRADMNSDVVLAAKAKQTPLRKHASSGDIAQTVIFLASDKARNTTATINVVDMGEILWVHKMTIIKKKHV, encoded by the coding sequence ATggattttgaaaataaagttgTGATTATCACTGGCGGAAGTTCCGGTATTGGTGCATCTATTGCAGTAGAATTTGCGAAGCTATCAGCAAAAGTTGTGATTGTTGGAAGGAACGCAGAAAATCTTACAGTGGTTGCCAAACAATGCGAAGAAGCTAAAAACATCAAGCCTTTAGTAGTGGAAGCCGATGTGACTGTGGATGTGGATGTGGAACGAATTGTTAATGAAACTGTGAAGGATTTTGGACGGATCGACGTGCTTGTTAACAACGCTGGAGCTGGAGCAGTCGTGGCATCAATCCTAGACGGCATACAAATATTCGACAAAATGATCGCAACAAATTTAAGAAGCGTTTATTTACTGACAAGTTTAGCTGTGCCTCATCTGATTAAAACAAAGgggaatattataaatatttctagCATCGCAGCGACCAAAGTAATTCCAAATTATCTTCCGTATGCAGTGTCTGAAGCTGGTTTGGACATGTTCACAAGATCTTTGGCTGCTGAATTGGGTGAGCACGGAGTCAGAGTCAACGCAGTTAGCACGGGACCAGGGAAATCGAAATTCCACGACAGAGCTGATATGAATTCAGATGTAGTCCTTGCAGCAAAGGCAAAGCAGACTCCGCTGCGAAAACACGCTTCAAGCGGTGACATTGCTCAAACTGTTATTTTCCTTGCAAGTGACAAGGCTCGTAATACGACTGCAACAATTAATGTTGTAGATATGGGGGAAATATTGTGGGTTCATAAAAtgaccataataaaaaaaaaacatgtataa
- the LOC141441030 gene encoding 3-oxoacyl-[acyl-carrier-protein] reductase FabG-like has translation MDFKDKVVIVTGGSSGIGAETAIQFAQQSAKVVIVGRNEQKLRNVAISCESAKGIKPLIIKADVTIDSDVKSIIEKTMERFGQIDILVNNAGIVAEAKIQDGIEVYDRLMNTNLRSVYLLTSLATPYLIKTRGSIINISSVAGQKAVSKFVVYCTSKAGLDMFTKSLAKELGEYGVRVNAISPGPVKTDIFAAAGLDVEAFVRNREASSPLGKIAVGKDIADMVLYLASDKANSITGSIYVIDNGRLLE, from the coding sequence ATGGATTTCAAAGACAAAGTGGTGATTGTAACCGGAGGCAGTTCAGGAATAGGAGCTGAAACAGCAATCCAATTTGCCCAACAATCAGCAAAAGTAGTTATCGTCGGAAGAAACGAACAAAAACTAAGAAACGTAGCCATATCGTGTGAGAGTGCTAAAGGCATCAAACCACTGATAATAAAAGCTGATGTTACTATCGATTCAGACGTTAAAAGCATCATAGAAAAAACCATGGAACGCTTTGGTCAGATCGATATACTTGTAAACAACGCAGGTATTGTAGCGGAAGCCAAAATCCAAGACGGAATCGAAGTTTACGATAGACTCATGAATACCAACCTTCGTAGTGTTTACTTATTGACTAGCCTTGCTACTCCGTATTTGATTAAAACAAGGGGTAGCATCATAAATATTTCAAGTGTTGCTGGACAAAAAGCAGTTTCCAAATTTGTTGTTTATTGTACATCTAAAGCAGGTTTAGACATGTTTACAAAGTCATTAGCTAAAGAGTTAGGGGAGTATGGAGTGAGGGTCAATGCAATTAGCCCCGGACCTGTTAAGACTGATATATTTGCTGCTGCTGGCTTGGATGTCGAAGCATTTGTGAGAAACAGGGAGGCGTCCAGTCCTCTTGGCAAGATCGCTGTCGGCAAAGATATTGCTGATATGGTGCTCTACTTAGCAAGTGACAAGGCTAATAGTATCACTGGAAGTATTTATGTAATAGATAACGGGCGTTTGTTGGAGTGa